Genomic window (Eublepharis macularius isolate TG4126 chromosome 6, MPM_Emac_v1.0, whole genome shotgun sequence):
GGCTTGGTTTCTGCAGGAAATGCCTTTCTGACTGCAGTTTCCTGCTGCGTTTGCCGAGTTATTCGACTAGCGAGACCAAATTTCCGCCAGGTAGAATAAAAGGGCCCCCCGTTTTATAGGCATGGGAAGCCCTGGGAGGCATTCGGCAACCAAGCCCGAAACTTTGAAGAGCTCCCCGATATGTATGGATCGGCTCGttttattgtaaaccactttaagCAACAAGGAAAAGTGGCTACAGGAGTCTATGGATATACACAGAGTAACACCGGGCATCGTGCTTTGGGGGAccatgcgggggaggggggggtcaccTGTGGCTGCCATGCAGAGGTCACAGCTGTGTGCGGGGCAAGGGTGCAGCCGTCCACCGAGTCAGTCCTCGGGACGGTCAGGGCCAGAACTGCTTCCTTCGAGAGGGAAACTACACGGGAtgcccgacacgtgttcttcatgtgttggttTCCTGCAAGTTCCCTTGGGATGTGTAGTGAGCAGCCGCTCAATGCAATTTTATGGcaggaagaagagggagagaatccctcccatggCTCGAGGACCCTATTGAGGAGAGCAGCAGCCAGCCCCCCCCGCATGCATGCCTCGCTGTGCAGTGGTGGTACCCAGTGctcccgcctccccccaccccagccaccaGCTCCCACGAGGGGACCAAGGGAAGGCTCAAGTccacttggctccctctggcaGGCACTGGCAAGCGCAGCTCCCCTGGAGGGTATTTAGGGAAGCAAGTAGGGGTGTGACTTTCACTTACCGGCCGGTACCCTTCCAAGGCTCCGCTCCAGAGATTTTTCAGGACTGGGTGATTCTTGGCAGGGACACCTGGGCCAGCCAGCAAGCAAAAATTGGACTACTTTGCCAGGCAAAGAAGTGCTGCATATGGAGAAGCCCTAGGTGAGCAGCGGCAAGGCAGAGCCCGCCTTTGTCCCGGGACCCTTCTCCCCCAACCGACTGCTGACTGATGGGGGCCaataaaggagggggagggaggggtgctcAGGATGTCATGGATCTCAAGGGGGTCTCTTAAAACTTTGCTAAAGATGCCAGATTGCCGACCACCACCAGTCCTGCTTTGGGAAACTTCTTAAGCTTTTTGCAAGCCATGCGgaaaggaggtgtgtgtgtgtgtgtgtgtgaggactgTACCAAGATTGGGAGtgtcccgatacagactcacactggcagcatgcgagggaaaactcccaagttgtccgagcagggcagcacccagttccaaggttcaggcaccaactgggcacactcacggcttcaagtccaaagggggattccaaaaacacatccacaggaacaggccaaggtcagggacaagagaatcaattccaaacacggcagcaaggtcagtagtgagcggactcgttgcttccacgcagccactccctcttcggctgcttttaagcctcacagtgctcagcacctgccagctatctcagtcctgctcctgcgagcactcatcatcactaatgatgctgggccggtgctgtgctgctagcctggcactgcgccttctggcttggagggctcttctagacctcctctggcagcgctcccgaggctctggtgatgaagggggagagctggcctgcacctggctttctgttgccagcccagggctgggaagctgaggaaccgatgtgctgggacctggctgtggatcagtatctgagccttcagagcctgcctcctcctgcagtgcctctgccactggctgtggatctgggtcaggttcaccagctgcctcttcctcagagtcctctgagtctctctgctccactgggccaggttggtccatgacagggAGGTTGACTCATTTCCTGCGCAGCGCACTTGACCATGGCTTTTCTCATTGTATCTGGAGTACAAGCACAGTCCTGACAAGAGCCACACAGAGAGCCTCAAGGCCAAAGGGGTGTGTGAAGCAGCCTCCCCCACATTCAAGGCCAGTggcctctcccctgccccccccccgtgctccccactcagccaccagcgcCCAGTAACGCCCCCCCCTTTATTCCTCTTGCTCCTCTTTTAGGCTAGACGGCACCATCAACGAGGTCGAAGGGGAAGCCTTTCAAGTGGACCCCAATGAACCAGCCAGGCTGCAGGTCAAGTTTAACTGGTGTAAGTGGTTTAAGACGATTCCCCTGGCCTGGGGGGCCTGAAGCAAAGAGGGATGCCCCTGGGGGCACCGTTGCTGCGGGGAGAAGCCAGCAGCCTCCCGGTGTGCAGGCATCTGCATTAGGAACGGCTGCAGCACAGCACACAGGCTTCCTCGGGCACAGGCAGCGCCtctgcaagccaagcagaagCCGCCGCTcgtggcagagcagggggggGTGGCGTCGCCCATCAGGAGCCGTTCCCCGACAGGTCCGAAGCACAGCCTGCGGGCCATCACTCACTGTCAGGTGGGCGGGCGGGGCAGCTCTCCTTTCCGCACCAGACCTGGCTCCGTGGTGCTCCTTCGGGGGCCCCCAGACCCCGGCTGCCCATTCCTCGGCTTCCTCTGAAGAGGCTCCAGGGCAAGGCAGCCTGTCGTTTCATTTCCTCCCTGCTCAGAGCCAGCCATGCTGCCAGAACATCGCTGGTCTCTTTTTCCTTCAAAGGGGTGGCTGGCGAGTGCCTGCCACCCTCCCTGGCCGCTGCTCTGCTCAACTCCGTGCCATGAGCCTgcggccaggaaccaccaacaccgccccccccccgtgcaccCGCCTTTAGAGGGAAGCCAGCGGGCGGAATTAGGGCAGGCTGCCCGGATGCGGCCCCCGTCTTCACTCTGGGGGCTGGTGGGCCCTGGTTCTGAACCAAGACAGCCGCCCTCCTGGTCCAGGGGGCCCTGGGTTTTGAAGGACACCCAGCACTGGCGTGATCAgccggcctcccccccccccccgtgcttccTGCCATTGttgagccagtctggtgtagtggttaagatcctTTCTGCCCTTTTCTTTCCAATGCAAAGCAGAAAAGATCATGCAACTCAACCACTCTTTGGGATGGCCAGTTTAAGGGGAAAGGGCCAGGGGGCAGCTTCTTGGGTGAAGTCCCACAGGAGAGACGTTTGGTTTTGTGGGCAAGAGGAGGAAAGCCCACTGGCTCTGCTGGAGGAAATGGTCCGAAGCAGCTGAGGCGGCAGGGTCCTCCTGGGGCGAGGGCACTGAGACCCCGTCCCACTTGTGGAGTTCTGCCCCTGCAGGGGTGCCCCCTCCCTTTCTGAGTGCCTCTCTGCCTTCCTGCTCCTCCCCTCCAGTCATGCCCGCAGCCCCCTACCTGGTCATCTCCACCGACTACAAGAACTACTCTCTGGTCTACTCCTGCATGACGTTCCTCTGGCTCTTCCACGTGGACTACGCCTGGATCCTGTCCAGAACCCCTCAGCTGCACCCAGAGACCGTGGAGCACCTGAAGAGCATCCTCCAGTCCTATGAGATTGGCACGGAGCAGATGAGGCCCACTGACCAACTGAACTGCCCTGCCAACATGTAGCGCACCCAGCCACCCATGagctctctccccccgcccccgcttactAGCTTCCGGATGCCAAGCAGCAGTGTGGTTCCTGAGGACGCAGCTGGCGAGATGCACAGCTGggagggcgcccccccccccagccgctGCCTCTAGTGCTTGAGGGGCCGTTGTAGAGGCCTGCCTCTTTCCCAGGGTTGTTTCCAAGGCACTCATTCCAGGCAAGTGCACGAAAACTTCACTCCCTGGCATGCAGCTCTTCCCACATGGATTCCTGaacactcagggccaaaccagatgaAATCAGGAGTTTGGGAAATGTCGGTCTTTCTGCTCAGAATAAACCAAGGCCTTTGCACATCGTTCTGGACTTTGGTTAATATATTCTTCCGGGGGGGGGATTTCTGGAGACTGCCCTTGAGGTGCCAGGCTAACAGGGCATGGGATGGCATCAAGGGCAGAGGCACAGAGGTCTGCAGGGCCCTCACTGCTGCTTTACTTTGGCTTCTGCAGCACTCCACACCTCACACAAGTGCTTTCCTCATAACCCACATCACAGGTACCTGTTTTGAACGCAGAGGGTTTGGTGGCCAGGCTGTGTGCCTGCACAGCCCCTGCATACCGGGCGGGGAGAGCAAGGTGGGGGTCCAGGAGCATCTGAGAGACCCACCAGTGTTTCCAGGGCAGAAGAGCCCTTTCGTGGGCTTCTCTGCTGGCAGGCTGGCTGCTGCttcgctgccccccccccaggaattcAACTCTCCCCCGGCCCAGCCACGGAGGCCTCCTCTTGCCCTCCCGTCCAGGCGCAGACAGCAACGGAACGGGGGCCTTCATGCGCCtctgcgaggaggaggaggaggaggaggtggccgCAGGAGGGGCAGCGGGCTCtccgcccgggggggggggctttcctccCTCAGCCGCAGAACAAGGCGCTGCTCTCCAGGAGGGGGGCGCAGGTGGGTCTGGAAGGCGgcggcgccccccccccggcctcagaGCTCCGCCCCGCCTGCCCAGCCCGACCTTCTCGCCCAGCTTAAGGGCTTCAGGGGGCCCCCCAGCCCGGCCCGGCCCAGCGTCCAGGCggcgctcccccccccgcccgcccggctCCAGGCAGCACCCGCGATCCTCGGGCAGGGGAGGCGGGGGACGCCCCGAGGGGCCAGCAGCCCTCCTGCGAGCGCCCCCCCCCgcggccccctccccttccccggcCGTCCCAGCCGGCGGCCCTCACGCCCCGTGGCGGGGAGTTCCGCAGCCTCCCCGGGGGCCGCCTGCAgaactgccccccctccccgcggCCAGCCGCAGCGGATCGGGGATCGGGCGAGAGAGGAGCCGCCCCGTccccgccgcgcctgccccgccTGGGTCGGGCCTGCCCTTCCTTCCGAGCGGGCCCTCAGCTCTTGCCGGGCCCTCGGCGGGCGCCCCAGGCGGGCTTCAGGCGGGGCCCGGGCTGACTCCAGCCGCCCCCTCGGCCCGCCGCCAGCGGCCTCCAGCGCGCAGCTGCGGCTGCAAGAGGGCGGGGCGTGGCGGCGTCCCCGCCCCCTCCTCCCGGGCTTCCGCGCACGCgccgccccccctccctccctcccggccgGACTCGGCCCCGCTTGTGACGCCACGCGTGCCCCGCCCCCGCGGCGCCTGCGCCGTGGCGCGGCGGCGCTGGAGGGCGGGGCGTGGCTCGGCGTCGGCGGCCGGGATGGAGGCGAAGGCGGCGTCGGGCTCCGGCAGGCCCGTCAGAGGCATCCTCAAGAACCGCTCCGGCTCcggcggccccggccccggcgcgCCCCCGCCGCCCGCGCCCGGCCCCGCCGCCCCGCGCGCCCACGAGCAGGAGGAGGACGCCGCCGGGTGAGggacgggggagggggagggggaggccgctaaggagggggggggggagagagaggccgACCGCCCTGaccgcccctccctccctccctgcctccctccctcccgcccgCAGCAAGAAGAGCCAGACGTGGGACGAGATGAACATCCTGGCCACCTACCACCCGCCGGGCAAGGACTACGGCCTCATGAAGATCGACGAGCCCAGCACGCCCTACCGCAGGTGCGCCCCGGCCGGGGaacggggcgggggcggggcgggaggCGCCGGGCCTGGCCCTgcccgggagggggggagggaggggaggggaggggaggggggaaggagcgggctgcccctcccccccctcccagggcCAGGGGGGCGGGGCAGGCCTGCCTTGCGGGCCCTTCGGTGACTCTCGGCTAGGCGTTGTGCGCCTCGGCCGCTTTGCCCCGGGGTGGTGGCTGGGGCCGCCCGGGGGCCGCCGGGGCCCCTCCCGAGCCTGCTGCTCGGCCGTCCCGGTTTCCCTGGCGCCCGCGGGATGTCTGAGGGAGAGGTCCGGGCTGCGCAAGGCGCCTCCGAGGCAGTCGGGCAAGGCCCTTGGGCCAGTGAATAAGCGTTGGAAGGGAGCAGGGACAGCCCGAGAGGACTTCAGCGGCAGCAGCGTGGAGCGCCTCGGCGGGTCAACGGCGGGGTCGCCTTCAGCAGCCAGCGTTTCCTttgctcccttccccttccccgtCCTCCTGTAACGGCGGGGTGCAGTCGTGTTGGGTGCCTTCTCGCTTGATGCCCAGCAGCAGCGTAAGGCTGGGGAGACATCCGGTCAAGCAGGCGGCCGGGCACGGGGCTCTGTGTGTGAGGCTGGGCCGGCCACTCGCCCTTGCTGACCAGTCTGGCCGGGGTCGCTGTGAGTAGAGAAGGGAGAACAACcaagtatgctgccctgagcaaaggggggtgggtgggtgggataaaaatgcaatagatgGGTCTGGGCGGGAACCCGttgccatggggggtggggggtggcggttTTCCTACCTTCTTTGGAGGCATCCTGCAGTGATCCAGggcctgtttgtgtgttttgcaGTCCAGGGACAGggtgaggaggaggcggcggcatcTCCTGTTGCAGAGGCTGTTGAACTTCCAGTCTGTGGCTGGTGGTGACATACCTGAAGGCAGTCAAGATGGTGATTTTATTCCAGAGAAAGGCAGTTGTTTGGGAAAGGGTGTTCCTGTGATGGAGTTGGTGCttaaaaggagaagaaattccaGCAGTCTTAGTGGTGTGGGCAAGGAATGCCCCCGTAGCCAGTGAGGAAGAGCAGAGGGCTGAGAACCATGCCCGAAACACAGGATGAGCACCCTGTGGCAATCAAGGGTGGCAGAATGTAGCAGCTCCCAAGAATGAAAAGATACGGGCCTTGAACGATCTGACTCGGCCGGCAGAAGAGTCACAGTAGTGGACGGTTTCAGCCTCTTTTTCTTAGAAAATATTCTGTCCGTCTTCGTACAGGAAGCAGAAGCAGTCAGCAGACTGAGAACCATCCTGTCATAGCCAAGAAATGGCAGCCTCTTtatgaaaacaaagcagaaatcaTTTATTGCCATCCGTTTGAGCAGCTGATTACGATGAACTGAGGCAACCGTGAGATCAGCACACAGGCGTCCTTGCTTCTCTGCAACCATAAGTCTGGAGAGGGTTCATCAAACCATTATCTGCTTGAGCTCCACAGAGTCACAGAGAGGAGGGATTATCGGATCCAGCCGGGCTTTTCTCATGTTTCAGGGGTGATGCGCCTAAAGAAATACAGCCAGGTCCTAGAAAGGAGATCCTGTACTTTTTCCTTTGGGTTTGGGGAAACATCTTTGTTTCCTATGAGCCCAAGAGATCAAAAGCTGTGATGCTGCTCTGTGCCATGCACCCGCTGACTGTTCAGTGGGTGGAGAGTGTAGGAAATCGGATAGTAAAGGCGAGTGGGTGGTTTTGACCACTTGATCAGAATGGCAACTAGTAGGCGGCCAGTGACTCTGTTTTTCAACATGAGATATCGGGAAATCTCTGCTGGCTCAGACCAGGGAGGGTCGGTCTAGCTCAGCATCCTGCTGCACTCGGCatccaaccagttgccctgaagagcCAGCGAACAGGGCGGAgaggccaaccccccccccccggttacctcctagcactgggtttcagaggtgtGCTGCGCTCCGAGTATGGaagctcccttcagtcaccatgatTAGCGGCCTTTGAAGGACCCGTCCTTTGTGAATCTGCCTCACCCCTTTTGAAGTCATCTGTGCTCCTGGCTGCCGTTCGTCCGCTGGCGGTGAAGTTCACAGTtgaattacttgttgagtaaagaacttccttttgtctgtcctaaatCTGTTGCCCATTGTCTGCCCCCATATTCTGGGActgtggggaagggagaaaaaatccTCCCCGTCCATTTTCTCCgtcagttccccccaccccccttttgccGTGTTTTTTCTCCACTGAGCAGGCCCAGACTCTTTATCAGCTTTTCCTTGTAGGAAGGGTGTCCCAGCCCCTTGATCATCACATTGGACTTCATTTGCCATGCTGTGGTCCACTCACCCAGTTTAGACAAATCTTGTTGCTCTCCACAGTCCGCTTTAGTTTTTTACATAGTTGTCTGCAAATCTGGCTCCTGCGCCGCTCATCCCCAGTTCCAAATCGTTTAGGAACCAATTAAATTGCTCTAGCCCCACTGGTCCCGATCCTTGTGGGACTCAAAGgctcacttccctccattgtgagGCTGTCCGTCTCTCCCTGCTCCTTGCTTCCTGtgaaccaatttttaatcccGAAGAGGACCTGCCTTCTCAGTCCCTCACTGCTACGCCTGCTCAGCAGTCTCTGGTGAGCTGCCTGGTCAAGCACGTGTTGGGAGTCCAAGAATACCATGCCTACCAGTCCACTCTTGTAGATGCCTGGTAATTGGCTCCAGGAGGTGGGTGAGGCGGGACTTCCCTCTGCAGAAGCCGTTCCATTACCGGACTTGTTGGGCCACGTCTGCCTGGAGCCAGAAGTCTCTTACGAAGAGACGGTGCATGTTCTTGGCTGAGATTGAAGAGCAGTTAATTCATGTACAGATAAAACAAAGAATGTGAGGTTCCTGACACCTCAGCAAGTCCCTTGCGTCAAGCCTTGGTGGCCACCAAGTCCTTAACTTCACAGCAGGAGAAGATGCTTGGAAGGTCAGCTGACCGGGATTCCTGCCGGCGTGAAGATTACCAGCTTCTGTGTCAGCACTCTTGTGTGGTGAATGCGGGTGGCATTTTGAAAAACCGTCTGGAAAGCTAGGAAAtgcatggggtttttttaaactttggTAATTCTTTGCATTTAGCAAATTTTTCTTTCAACCAGAAGTATTAAATGTTTAATAAATAGTTTTGAAATTAATAATGTTGTCGTTGGGTTTTGGTTGTGTATATGGGGTGGGATATAAGCTGTCACCCTGTGATAAGGACAGTGTGGGTTTACGTAGTTCAAAATGACCCCACACCGTCATCAGATGTGATTCAGCAACTGTGTGCGATGAAGTGGTGCAGGCCGGGCACTGCTGCAGAGGCTTAGTTGCCGGAGCGCTCGTGGCCCCTTGAGGGCTGTGAAGGCAACCCGGCGTTGGGCTTTGCTTTCGTATAGTTTGTCAGGCAATGAAAACTCAAGAACCTTCTGCAGCTGTCTGGCAGACGAGACTTCTTGCGGCTTTTTAGAAATCCGTTTCTTTAGATGTAGGTTTGGAGTGACTGGCAGCCATTGGGATTGTGTGGGTTAAACATGTCTTAAATCCGCGCAATCTCTTGTTATTCTGTAGTGTGCATGCTTGGTCCCCTCTCCCACCGATTAGTTCTGGTCTTTACTTTTCAGAGTTCTAAAAACCAGCCCTCCTGCAGACATTAACAAATGGTTTATTTCCTGCCCCTTTGGAAAGGGGTTCCTGTTGTCGGATACGGATCTTTGAACTTCTCTAGCTTTAGCCATTTTCTTACATTGAGTCAAGGACTGATTTGTCCCAGGCTCTACCGTTGCAGATTTCTGCTGGATCTCCGTGGTTTTATAGTTTTAAAATTATTGTGGTCACAGATTTCACGGCTTTGTTGACTCTTACGTTTTTTtggttttatatactgccctgtaGATCGTTTGGTGACCTACTTGAAGCAAGAAGGTCCAAGAATGCagagcttttttctttttgatgTATGAAATACCTCCACCTTGGTGACCAATGTGTAATTTTCAGCACCAAATTCTGTTTTTATCCTGTTAGCATGGTAGGAGACGACGAAGATGCTGGCAGTGACACGGAATCCGGTGAAGCCCTGACTGCAGATGTGCTGGCTAGAAAGTAAGTGTGCTGGGCAGCCTGGAAGCTTTGCCTTTAAGTCAAGGCTCAGTGGTCGCCCCCCGCCCCCTTTCTTTgcccctctgcttcctgggaCAACGTTCTTTGCTTGCtggcctgctttctctctgcttgCTCTTTCAATGCTTGCACTGAGGAAAGCTCCCGTTTCCCTGCCTCTGTTGGCAGCCTTTGGGGCCCTCCTGTTTGCTCTCTTCCTTGGAGCAAATGCCTCTCAGGTCCGTGGCTTTTGGGATTACTCACATGCCCAGCTGTGTATCCCTGAGTCGTcgttcccacccccccccccggcccccactTCTCCAGCTTGATGCTTCTGAGCTGCTGTCTTTTGCTCTCTGTCGTGACTCCTTCGTAGCATGCTGCTGGTACACATCCTTCCCCCCTGCATGGTCTTTGGCTATTCTCCTCCATCCCCATTCCAGTGGGTAGCCAGCCTTTACCCCAAAAGGATAACTGTGTATGCCTTTGGCAGTCCAAGCGGATgctttcttccttctcctctgTTCTTTCCCCAATCGTTTTCTGAACAAGCGTGCATGCCAACAAGTAGAGCAATAACTGCATGCTGGCTTGCAGGTACTCAATGCAAGCTTTAGGTACTCTTaattccaacacacacacacacaccgcagttGAGAGGCCCATGTGCATTGCAGAGTTGGATCTGTTGGGAGGCTGTTTGCTCTTTGGTTCTCCCCTTGCAAGAACACTGGGCAGTGTCGCAATCCTGCAGGCATCCGTTGGAAATTAAATCTCACTGAACACGGTGGGACATACCTAGGATGGGGCTGGAAGGGGCCTGAGCTCtccagcagggaggggagggcatGCTTTTGGAAGCAGAGCGGTGTGGCAAACGAGAGAGTGCTTTCGGTGGAGTGCGTGCGATAAGAATACCAGATGGCCCCTTATGGGGCTCTGCAGGTAAGCTGGAGGATATCCAAGACCTCTGGGCTGATCTTGGGTCCTACAAGAACGAACACAAAGGCATGCACGGGGGGTGCTTCACCTAGAACGCTTCGCCTCAGAGCTGCAGATTTtccctctgggactggaacggcAGCCTTGAATGCGATCTCGCCGTTAGATGGTTGTGATTCACTTTTAAGTGGTCATGTGTATGCTTAAACCAGGTTATTTTTTGGAAAAGCCttagcatgatttttttttaaatccagtatAAATAAATCCCAATGAAATCAGCTTACATGTCTTCCTTTAGAATGAAAATGAACGATGTTGAAAAGTGTCCTGAACGGAAGCTCTTAATCGCATTGCCAGCCACCCAGTGCTGCCACAGGGGGAGAGCAGCTGCCTCCTGGCACGGCCCAGGCTGCAGGCCAAGCAGCGGGCATGGTTGCGTtggctcctgggggggggggtgggattggAGTCTTGCTGGCCTGTACCGTGTCGTAAGTTGTACCTCCTCCTGGTGATACATTTGTGCAGGTTAGAAGCTGCAGCAGAAGGGAAAGGACCAAAGATCCTTGCTCCACAAGAGAGCagtgatgaagaggaggaggaggaggaagaggaggaactgACCCCAGAAGAGCTCGGTACTTCTTGCTTTGTTGACGGTCCCCAGGCAATAGCAGGAGTGAAATAGCAAGCAAGTTATTCTTGTTGAGGAGCGAGGGTTGAATAGCTCTGCCTTCTCAGCCTTACAGCCACTGTGTGGTGATGATTCCCAGTTCTCAGAGGAGAAGGTGAGGTAGAGGTAAAAACTTGCCAGGGGC
Coding sequences:
- the APOD gene encoding apolipoprotein D isoform X2; translated protein: MLGNLMLLPFLLGCLRMTSGQTFHMGKCPDPPVQEEFDVAKYLGKWYVIEKLPSNFEKSDCVQANYSRKENGKFKVVNKELLLDGTINEVEGEAFQVDPNEPARLQVKFNWFMPAAPYLVISTDYKNYSLVYSCMTFLWLFHVDYAWILSRTPQLHPETVEHLKSILQSYEIGTEQMRPTDQLNCPANM
- the PPP1R2 gene encoding protein phosphatase inhibitor 2; its protein translation is MEAKAASGSGRPVRGILKNRSGSGGPGPGAPPPPAPGPAAPRAHEQEEDAAGKKSQTWDEMNILATYHPPGKDYGLMKIDEPSTPYRSMVGDDEDAGSDTESGEALTADVLARKLEAAAEGKGPKILAPQESSDEEEEEEEEEELTPEELEKKRQFEMKRKMHYNEAQNIKLARQLIEKELRGDAADEEEDEEEMRDAASSEQMSPELAPAPSDPLENVAHSLEEVCSGL